DNA from Stenotrophomonas acidaminiphila:
TCGAACATGAACGCCATGGTGTCGGTGATCACGTCCGGCCGCGACAGGTCGGCGGCGGAGGCCTTGTCGAACGTGGCCGCGTCCGGGCCATGGCCGGTCATGCAGTTGTGGATCGAGCAGCCGCCCGGCACGAAGCCCTCGGCCTTGGCGTCGTACGCGCCATGCACCAGGCCCATGAACTCGCTGGCGATGTTGCGGTGGAACCACGGCGGGCGGAACGTGTCCTGGGCCACCAGCCAGCGCGGCGGGAAGATCACGAAATCCAGGTTGCTGGTGCCGGGCGTGTCGCTGGGCGAATGCAACACCAGGAAAATCGACGGGTCCGGATGGTCATGGCTGATCGAGCCGATGGTGTTGAAGCGGCGCAGGTCGTAGCGGTACGGCGCGTAGTTGCCATGCCAGCCGACCACGTCCAGCGGCGAATGGCCGATGCCCGCGCGCCATAGCCGGCCCTGGAACTTGGCGACCAGTTCGAAATCGCCCTCCAGGTGCTCGTACGCGGCCACCGGCGTTTCGAAATCACGCGGGTTGGCCAGGCCGTTGCTGCCGATCGGGCCGAGGTCGGGCAGCTTCAGCAGCGCGCCGAAGTTCTCGCAGACATAGCCGCGCGCCTGCCCGTCCGGCAGCTCCACCGCGAAACGCACGCCGCGCGGGATCACCGCGATCTGCTGCGGTTCGACCTCCAGCACGCCCATCTCGGTGCGCAGCCGCAGCCGGCCCAGCTGCGGCACGACCAGCAGCTCGCCATCGGCGTTGTAGAAGTAGCGGCCGCGCATGTCGGCGTTGGCCGCGTACAGGTGGATCGCGGCGCCGGCATGCGCCTCGGGCGAGCCGTTGCCGCCCATGGTGTACAGGCCCTCGACGAAATCGGTGGGCGCCTGCGGCAGCGGCAGCGGGTTCCAGCGCAGCTGGTTGGGCGACACCGCCGCGTGGCTGAAATCGCCGTGCAGGCACGGCTGCGCGAACGGGGTGAACTCGCCGTGCATGGCCGCCGGGCGGATGCGGTACAGCCAGCTGCGGCGGTTGCTGCCGCGCGGCGCGGTGAACGCGGTGCCGGTCAGCTGCTCGGCATACAGCCCGTGGGTCACGCGCTGCGGCGAGTTGCGCCCCACCGGCAGGGTGCCGGGCACCGCCTCGGTGGCGAACTCGTTGCCGAAACCGGTCTGATAATCGTTGCTGAGCATGGAGCTGCCTGCCTGTTTGCTGTTTTCAGAGCCCTCTCCCTACCGGAGAGGGGCCTGGAGCGCTTTGCTTACAGCACGCCGCGCTTGATCTGGTCGCGCTCGATGCTCTCGAACAGCGCCTGGAAGTTGCCTTCACCGAAACCTTCGTTGCCCTTGCGCTGGATGATCTCGAAGAAGATCGGGCCGATGCAGTTCTGGGTGAAGATCTGCAGCAGCTTGCGCTGCTTGGTTTCCGGGTCGGCGTCGATCAGGATCTTGTTCCTGCGCAGGCGCGGCACGTCCTCGCCATTGTCGGGGATGCGCAGGTCGACCACGTCGAAGTAGGTGTCCGGCGTGTCCAGGAACTCGATGCCGTGCGCACGCATCGCCTCGACGGTGTCATAGATGTTGTCGGTGAAGCAGGCGATGTGCTGGATGCCCTCGCCCTTGTACGCGTCCAGGTACTCGTTGATCTGGCTCTTCGGGTCGGACGACTCGTTGAGCGGAATGCGCACGATGCCGTCCGGCGCGGTCATCGCCTTGGACACCAGGCCGGTCTTGGCGCCCTTGATGTCGAAGTAGCGGATCTCGCGGAAGTTGAACAGGCGCTCGTAGTAATCCGACCACTTCTGCATGTTGCCCAGGTACAGGTTGTGGGTCAGGTGGTCGATGAAGGTCAGGCCGAAGCCCTTCGGGTCCTGCTCGGCGCCGTCCACCGGCACGTAGTCCGCATCGTAGATGCTGCCGGCCTCGCCATAGCGGTCCACCAGGTACAGCATGCAGTCGCCGATGCCCTTGATCACCGGCGCCGGCACCGCGCGGGTGTCGGCCAGCAGTGTCACTTCCTCGGCGCCGTTGCCCAGCGCCGCGGACAGCACCTCGGCGGCCGGCTTCTGGAAGCGGATGGCGAAACCGCAGGCGCACGGGCCGTGCTTGGCGGCGAAGTCGGCGGCGAACGAATCCGGCTCCTCGTTCACCAGGAAGTTGACGCCGCCTTGACGGTAGACGGTAATAGCACGCTGCCGATGGCGGAGCACGGCAGTGAATCCCATGTTCCTGAAGTAGTCGTGCAGCCCGGCGGCCTGACCGGCCGGCGCGGCGAATTCGACGAACTCGAAACCGTCGATGCCCATCGGGTTCTCGAAGGTGGTCACCTGCATGCCCAGGTTGGGCGCGTTGGATGCGGCGTGGACGTGGGTGTTCATGGGTTGCCTCCGGAAGTGGGTCGTCGCCGCAGCCGGCGGCGCAATACAGGAAGACACGCGGCGAACGCGGGTCAGAACCGAAGGTTATAGTTTCACATGAAACCACCATCAAGGTGCACTGCAGCATGAGCGCTTCCGATTACAGCAAGTCCACCAGCATCCGTGCCTCGCACGTGCTGCTCGATCTAGAACAGTTCCTGCCCTACCGCATCAGCGTGCTGTCCAACCGGGTCAGCGGCAACATCGCGCGCCTGTACGGCGAGCGCTATGGCCTGTCGATCCCGGAATGGCGCGTGATCACCATCCTGGCGCTGTACCCCGGCTCGTCGGCGAGCGAGGTGTCCGAACGCACGGCGATGGACAAGGTCGCGGTGAGCCGCGCGGTGGCGCGCCTGCTGGAGCGCGGCTTCATCCGCCGCGAGACCCATGGCGACGACCGCCGCCGCTCGGTGCTGGCGCTGTCGGCGGCCGGTTTCGAGGTCTACGAGACCGTCGCGCCGATGGTGATGGAGATCACCCGCAAGCTGATGTCGGTGCTCACCGAAGAAGAAGAGCAGGTGCTGGAACGGCTCATCACCCGCCTGGCCGATGCCGGCCTGGCGCAGATGACCCTGGATTGAAACGCCTGGGGGTCCCTCCCGTGAAAGCGGGGCAGGCCCTGCAGGAGACGTCCCGATGCAGTCCATGCGGCGCAGGCTGCGCATCCACCGCTCTGCTCAGCTCAGGAACTTGCGGCGCGCGTAGATCCACGGCGCGGCCAGCGCGGCAATGGCGCCACCGGCGAAGCCGAGCGCCGCCGCCACCGCCGCGGCCTCGACGCGACCGGGCAGGGCCAGCGCCGCGATCAGCAGCAGTGCCGCCGGCAGGCCGATGAACGAGGCCAGGAAGAAGCGCCAGCGGGGCACCCAGGTATGCAGCTGCATCAGGCTCGCGCTGCTCCAGGCCTCGCCGGCCCGGCTGCGCTGGATCTTGTCCACCAGCCTGACCAGGTCAACCTCATGGGCCCCTTGCCAGCCCTGGCCAGGCCAAGTTCGGCATCCACCTCGACCGGATCGGGCCATTGCGCCGGCCACGCCTGTGGCGCGACGACGCCGTAGGCGGTCAACAACGGGACACTCAGCGACGGCGCCGACAGCGCGCGCAGCCTGCGGTTGTCCAGCACGCACCAGACCTGCGTGGCGCCGGCAACGCTCACCTGGTACAGCGCCAGCTGCTCCGGCGCCGGGTACGGCAACGCGGTGACCCGCGCGGCCAGCGACTCGGCCCCCATCGCACGCAGGAAGCCGACCCGGCTGCGGCCGACCTGGGCCCAGCCCAGCCCCAGCGGCCCCAGCAGCATCACCTCGGCCGCATCGGCCGCGCCCGCGGCGGCGCGTTCGTCGCTGGCCAGGAACGCACTCAGCGAACGGGGCTCGGCGACGTCATCCCTTCCCCAGCGATGCGACTGGCCCAGCAGGTACTTCAACGGCACCCGCGCGGCGACGGTCTCGCCGCGCACGCTGTCCGAGGCGAACGGCACCACCGAGGCGACGAACGCGCGCAGCTCGTTGCCCGGCACCGCGCTCCACTCGGCGGGGAACAGGCCGTCGAGCAGGCCTTCGCGGGCCAGCCGGTCGATGCGCTCCTTCTGCTCCACCAGCCGCGCCACCGCGGCCTGCAGCATGATGGTCGGCGGCACCGCCGACTGCGGCAGCCGGTAGCGCGGCGCCGGCGCATCGGCATCTGCATCGGCGGGTGGCTGCTCGTCCATCAGCGCGTCCACCGTGGGCAGGCCCGTGCCCGTCGCCCCGGCGACGGCCGGGACGCTGGTTTCGGGGGTGGCATCGGAAGGAAGCGACATCGGCAATCGGCCCCGGCGAGCAAGCGAATGCTCCCGTTAGCGGCCGCTGGCCACGGAAATGAAGTCCGGATCGAAAACGGCGCCCTGCGGCGCCGTCGCTTGCCTCGCCCGCGCCCTGCTCAGGGCGTGGCCGGCGGCGCCCATTGCTTGAGGAACGCAAAGAAGCGGGCGCGGTCGTAGCCCTTGCCCTTCTCCAGTTCGCCGGTGAACTGCGAATGCAGCAGCTGGCCCTCGGCGTCGAGCACGAACAGGTGCGGGTAGGCGGTGATGGCGGGGAAGCGCGACAGGAACGCCGCGTTCTCGTTGTCCTCGCTGTAGTTGACCTTCATCCACACGTAATGCGCGTCGCGGAAGCGGCGGATCTCCGAGTCGCCTTCCATGAAGGCGTCCATCAGGTGGCACCAGGAGCACCACTCGCCGCCCACGTCCAGCACGATCCGCTTGCCGCCGCGCTGGGCCTCGACCTTGGCCGTCTCCAGGTCGGCGACCGGGTCGCGCGCGGGGTCGAACTGCGCGTTGAGCGCGGCCACGGCGGCGATGTCCGCCGCGGCCGGGGTATTGCCCGAGGCGACCGGCTGGCTGGTATCGGCCACCGGCGCCTTCTGTTCGGAGGTATCCAGCGGCTGCACCTTCTCCGCCGGCGGTGCCGGTGGCTGCGCACAGCCCCCCAGCAGCGCCGCCAGGAGCAGGGATATTCCACCGGACATCCGCTTCATCGTTGTTTCCTCACTTCACGCCATGCATCAGCTTCTGCACCAGCGGCGCGATCAGGAACAGCAGCACGCCGGCGCCCAGCAGCGACCAGAAGCCGAAGGTATACCCCTTCAGCGCCGACTCGACGGTCATGCCGCTTTCACCGCTGACCACCGCGGCGAAGATGCCCGACAGGTTGTTGCCGATGGCGGTGGACAGGAACCAGCCGCCCATCGCCAGGCCGACGACCTTGAGCGGGGCCAGCTTGGTGGTCATCGACAGCCCGATCGGCGACAAGCACAGCTCGCCCACGGTCTGGATCACGTAGACCATGAACAGGGTCCAGAACGGGATCTTGCCGGCGTCGTCGACCAGCGAGGACAGCGCGTACATCAGCAGCAGGAAGGCCAGGCCGTTGAAGATCAGGCCCAGGCCGAACTTGCGCGGGATCGACGGGTTGGCCTTGCCCAGCGCGGTCCACAGCCACACGAAGATCGGGCCCAGCGCCAGGATGGCCACCGAGTTCACCGACTGGAACCAGCCGATCGGGAAGATCCAGCCCGCCAGGTCGCGGTCGACGATGTTCTGCGCCAGGAAGTTGAACGAGCTGCCGGCCTGTTCGAAGAACATGAAGAACAGCACGTTGAACACGAAGATGATCAGCATGGCGATGGAGCGGTCGCGCGCCACCTTGCCCTCGCGGATGCCCTCGACCAGGATCATCACGCACAGCGCGGTGAACAGCGCGCCCAGGATCCAGCCGAGGATGCCGGCGTCGATCGTCAGCAGGCCATAGGCCACCGGCACCGCGACCAGCGCGCCGACTAGCACCGCGATGGTGCGGCCAATGCCCGCCCCGGCCGGGGCCGCGCCGACGCTGCCAAGCTGGCGGCGGCCGATCCAGAACCACACCAGGCTGATCAGCATGCCGATGCCCGAGGCGATGAACACGTACTTGTAGGCCGGCATGGCCTCGGTGCCGAACAGCTTGTCGGCCAGGATGCCGGTCAGCACCGGGGCGACCAGCGCGCCGGCGTTGATGCCCATGTAGAAGATGGTGAAGCCCGAATCGCGGCGCGAATCATTGATGCCGTACAGCTGCCCGACCATGCTGGAGATGTTGGGCTTGAACAGGCCGTTGCCGGCGATGATCGTGGCCAGGCCGATGCGGAACACGCGGTCGTCGGGAATGGCGATCAGGAACAGGCCCAGCGACATCACCGCCGCGCCGATCAGGATCGAGCGCTGGTAGCCGATGATGCGGTCGGCGACGAAACCGCCGAACAGCGCCGCCGCGTAGACCAGCGCCAGATAGGCGCCGTAGAGCTTGCTGGCCCCGGCCTGGCTCTCGGCGAACTGGGCGACGATGTACAGCGCCAGCGCCCAGCGGATGCCGTAGAACGCGAAGCGTTCCCAGAACTCGGTCATGAACAGCATCCACAGCGGACGCGGGTGGCCGAGGAGGTTCTTGAACTCCGGCACGGGCGCCGGGGTGGATGCGGAATTCGGCGCGGCAGCGCTCATGCTGGGTTTCCCCCTGAGTGATTCGTTGGGCAGATGATGCAAAGGAAGTCGGCCGGAATCGGCACGACGCGCGAGGATCACCGAAGCGCCGGCTTCACGTCAAATCCACAAGCGCCGCGCCCGCGGCCCGGGCCGCGCGCGGCGGGCAGCGGCCGTGACCGCCGGCGGCCGCGCGCAACATGCTGAATACGCTGGCGTTTCAGGCGCCGGCGGGGGCCGGCCCGGTGTCGCCGCGGATGCTGGTGCGCACCTCGAACAGCTCCGGGAAGAAGGTCAGTTCCAGCGCCTGCTTGAGGAAGCCCACGCCGCTGGAGCCGCCGGTGCCGCGGCGGAAGCCGATGATCCGCATGACCGTGCGCATGTGGCGGAAGCGCCACAGCTGGAACGCCGACTCCAGGTCCACCAGGTCCTCGCACAGCGAATACTCACGCCAGTAGCGGTCGGTGTCCTGGTAGATGCGCTCGAACACCGGCCGCAGCGCCGGATCACTGACATGCGGGCGGGTCCAGTCGTGGCCGGCGTACTCCGGCGGGACCGCATGGCCGAAGCGCGCCAGGTAGCGCAGGAACTCCTCGTACAGGCTCGGCGCCTCCAGGGTCCGGCGCAGCCGCCCCTGGCCCTCCGGGTCGTAGTCGAACACCGCCAGCATGTCCGCGTTCTTGTTGCCCAGCAGGAACTCGATGCAGCGGTACTGCAGCGACTGGAACCCGGAGGCCGGGCCGAGCACGTCGCGGAAGCCCAGGTACTCGGACGGGGTCAGGGTTTCCAGCACCGACCATTGCTCGGTCAGCTGGCGCAGCACCTGCTTGCCGCGCGCCAGCACCTTGCGGCACTGCCAGACCTGGTCGCGCTGCAGGAAGCCGATGGCCGCGCGCAGTTCATGGTCGAGCAGCTTCAGCCACAGCTCCGAGGTCTGGTGCTGGATGATGAACAGCATCTCGTCGTGGTGCGCCGGGCTGGACAACGGCTGCTGCGCCGACAGCAGCCGGTCCAGGCAGAGGTAGCCGCCATAGGTGAGCCGGCCGTGCAGGTCGGTGTGGATGCCGGCTTCGAGCTCACGCTGGTTCTGTTCTACGGTCATCGGCCTTGCCATCTGCGTGGGGCGCAAAGGGTAACCCGGCCCGGGCGGCGGCCGCTGCCCGCGCAAACGGAAAGCGAACACTTGCGATTGCAACCGGCGCGACAATCGGCCGGTGGCCGCGGCGGCTGGCTGAATGCGTTGGATCCACGTGCCGCGGCGGCCGCCCATGGGCCGGCGCACGGATTTCGTGCTGCGGCGCAGGACGGCTTTTCCCGCCCGATTCCTTACCATGCGCAATTCCTATCATTTGAAACCATCTGTCCAAGGTGTTGCTGCAATGACGGTTTCCGCCCAGTTCCACATCGACTACCTGCAGTACCTGGATGCCGACGGCACCCTGGTACGCGACGACCTGCCGGCCTCGTTGCGCGATCCGCGCGCGCTGCTGCCCCTGTTCCGGCAGATGCTGGCCACCCGGGTGTTCGACACCAAGGCCGTGGCCCTGCAGCGCACCGGCAAGCTCGGCACCTTCGCCTCCTGCCTGGGCCATGAAGCGGCCCACGTCGGGATCGGCGCGGCGATGAAGCCCGGCGACGTGTTCGCCCCCAGCTACCGCGAGTACGGCGCCATGTTCATGCGCGGCGTGCGCCCGCGCGACGTGCTGATGTACTGGGGCGGCGACGAGCGCGGCAGCGATTACGACCGCGACAGCGACGCCGCGCGCGACTTCCCGATCTGCGTGCCGATCTCGACCCAGTGCCTGCACGCGGCCGGCTCGGCGCTGTCGTTCAAGCTGCAGGGCAAGCCGCAGGTGGCGGTGACCGTGTGCGGCGACGGCGGCAGCTCCAAGACCGACTTCTACGCCGCGGTGAACTCGGCCGGCGCCTACCAGCTGCCGCTGATCCTGTGCGTGGTCAACAACGGCTGGGCGATCTCGGTGCCGCGTTCGGCCCAGACCGGCGCCCAGACCCTGGCCCAGAAGGGCCTGGCCGGCGGCCTGTTCTGCCTGCAGGTGGACGGCAACGACCTGATCGCGGTGCTGGCGGCGATGGAACAGGCGCGCGAGCGTGCCCTGTCCGGCCAGGGCGGCACCGTGCTGGAGTTCCTCACCTACCGCCTGTCCGACCACACCACCGCCGACGACGCGCGCCGCTACCGCGACGACGCCGAGGTCAAGGCCGCGTGGCTGAAGGAGCCGCTGATCCGCCTGCGCAGGTACCTGACCGCGCAGGGCGTGTGGAGCGAGGAAGAGGAGAAGAACTGGATCGCCGAATGCGGCGCGCGCGTGGACGAGGAGGTCAATGCCTACCTCAACTGCCCGGTGCAGCCGGTGGAGGCCATGTTCGACTACCTGTATGCCGACCCGCCGCCGGACCTGCTGGCCCAGCGCGCCGCGGCCATTGCCCTGGAGCAGCGCCATGGATGACATCAAGCGCAGCACCGGCGTCCCGGCCGGCCACGACCTTGCCAGCGACCACGGCGCGACCGGCGCCAGCGGAGAGACCCCCATGACCGCCACCCCCATCACCCTGATCGAAGCCGTGACCCAGGCGCTGGCCTGGGAAATGGAGCACGACCCGTCGGTGCTGGTGCTGGGCGAGGACGTGGGCGTCAACGGCGGCGTGTTCCGCGCCACCGCCGGCCTGCAGCAGAAGTTCGGCGCGCAGCGCGTGCTCGACACCCCGCTGGACGAGACCACCATCGCCGGACTCACCGTCGGCCTGGCCGTGCAGGGCATGAAGCCGGTGGCCGAAGCGCAGTTCGACGGCTTCGTCTACCCGATGGTCGACCACATCATCTGCCACGCCGCGCGCATGCGTAACCGCACCCGCGGCCGCCTGCACTGCCCGATGGTGCTGCGCGTGCCGTGGGGCGGCGGCATCCGCGCGCCGGAACACCACAGCGAGGCCAACGAGGCCATCTTCACCAACGTGCCGGGCCTGCGCGTGGTGCTGCCGTCCAGCCCGCAGCGCGCCTATGGGCTGCTGCTGGCGGCGATCCGCGAGCCGGATCCGGTGATCTACATGGAGCCCAAGCGCATCTACCGCCAGTACAAGGAAGTGGTCGCCAACGACGGCGAGGCGCTGCCGCTGGACGTGTGCTTCGTGCTGCGCGACGGCACCGACGTGACCCTGGTGGCCTGGGGCGCGCAGGTCAAGGAAGCGCTGGAAGCGGCCGACAAGCTGGCCGGCGAAGGCATCAGCGCCGAGGTCATCGACGTCGCCACGCTGCGCCCGCTGGACTTCGCCACCATCGCCGAGTCGGTGGCCAAGACCGGCCGCTGCGTGATCGTGCAGGAAGCGCCCAAGACCGCCGGCTTCGGTGCCGAAATCGCCGCGCGCCTGGCCGAGGAGTCGATGTACGACCTGCTGGCGCCGGTCGAGCGCGTCACCGGCTACGACACCCACATCCCGCTGTTCCGGCTGGAAATGAAATACCTGCCGAGCGTGGAGCGGATCGTGGCGGCGGCAAGGCGCGCGGTGGCGGCCGGCTGACATGCGCGCGCGACTGCTCAACGCCTACCGCAGCCAGTACCCGGTGCCGTTGCGTTTCCACGCCGGGGAGATCGTCGAGCTCGGCGTGCGCGACGAGGAATGGCCGGACTTCGCCTGGGTGCGCACCGCCGACAACCGCGCCGGCTGGGCGCCGGTGGCGTGGCTGCGCGTGCTCGGCGACGACCGCGCCGAGGCGCTGCGCGACTACACCGCGCAGGAGCTGGACGTGGACAGCGGCGAGATGGTGCGACTGCATCACGAACACGGTGGCTGGTGGTGGGCCGAACGCGCCAATGGTGCGCTCGGCTGGCTGCCGGCACGCGACCTGGAACTACTGGAAGAAACCCCCTGAAATGAGCCAGACCAAGAACTTCAACCTGCCCGACCTGGGCGAAGGC
Protein-coding regions in this window:
- a CDS encoding disulfide bond formation protein DsbD, with amino-acid sequence MKRMSGGISLLLAALLGGCAQPPAPPAEKVQPLDTSEQKAPVADTSQPVASGNTPAAADIAAVAALNAQFDPARDPVADLETAKVEAQRGGKRIVLDVGGEWCSWCHLMDAFMEGDSEIRRFRDAHYVWMKVNYSEDNENAAFLSRFPAITAYPHLFVLDAEGQLLHSQFTGELEKGKGYDRARFFAFLKQWAPPATP
- a CDS encoding 4-hydroxyphenylpyruvate dioxygenase, which produces MNTHVHAASNAPNLGMQVTTFENPMGIDGFEFVEFAAPAGQAAGLHDYFRNMGFTAVLRHRQRAITVYRQGGVNFLVNEEPDSFAADFAAKHGPCACGFAIRFQKPAAEVLSAALGNGAEEVTLLADTRAVPAPVIKGIGDCMLYLVDRYGEAGSIYDADYVPVDGAEQDPKGFGLTFIDHLTHNLYLGNMQKWSDYYERLFNFREIRYFDIKGAKTGLVSKAMTAPDGIVRIPLNESSDPKSQINEYLDAYKGEGIQHIACFTDNIYDTVEAMRAHGIEFLDTPDTYFDVVDLRIPDNGEDVPRLRRNKILIDADPETKQRKLLQIFTQNCIGPIFFEIIQRKGNEGFGEGNFQALFESIERDQIKRGVL
- a CDS encoding tryptophan 2,3-dioxygenase yields the protein MTVEQNQRELEAGIHTDLHGRLTYGGYLCLDRLLSAQQPLSSPAHHDEMLFIIQHQTSELWLKLLDHELRAAIGFLQRDQVWQCRKVLARGKQVLRQLTEQWSVLETLTPSEYLGFRDVLGPASGFQSLQYRCIEFLLGNKNADMLAVFDYDPEGQGRLRRTLEAPSLYEEFLRYLARFGHAVPPEYAGHDWTRPHVSDPALRPVFERIYQDTDRYWREYSLCEDLVDLESAFQLWRFRHMRTVMRIIGFRRGTGGSSGVGFLKQALELTFFPELFEVRTSIRGDTGPAPAGA
- a CDS encoding pyruvate dehydrogenase (acetyl-transferring) E1 component subunit alpha; translation: MTVSAQFHIDYLQYLDADGTLVRDDLPASLRDPRALLPLFRQMLATRVFDTKAVALQRTGKLGTFASCLGHEAAHVGIGAAMKPGDVFAPSYREYGAMFMRGVRPRDVLMYWGGDERGSDYDRDSDAARDFPICVPISTQCLHAAGSALSFKLQGKPQVAVTVCGDGGSSKTDFYAAVNSAGAYQLPLILCVVNNGWAISVPRSAQTGAQTLAQKGLAGGLFCLQVDGNDLIAVLAAMEQARERALSGQGGTVLEFLTYRLSDHTTADDARRYRDDAEVKAAWLKEPLIRLRRYLTAQGVWSEEEEKNWIAECGARVDEEVNAYLNCPVQPVEAMFDYLYADPPPDLLAQRAAAIALEQRHG
- a CDS encoding homogentisate 1,2-dioxygenase produces the protein MLSNDYQTGFGNEFATEAVPGTLPVGRNSPQRVTHGLYAEQLTGTAFTAPRGSNRRSWLYRIRPAAMHGEFTPFAQPCLHGDFSHAAVSPNQLRWNPLPLPQAPTDFVEGLYTMGGNGSPEAHAGAAIHLYAANADMRGRYFYNADGELLVVPQLGRLRLRTEMGVLEVEPQQIAVIPRGVRFAVELPDGQARGYVCENFGALLKLPDLGPIGSNGLANPRDFETPVAAYEHLEGDFELVAKFQGRLWRAGIGHSPLDVVGWHGNYAPYRYDLRRFNTIGSISHDHPDPSIFLVLHSPSDTPGTSNLDFVIFPPRWLVAQDTFRPPWFHRNIASEFMGLVHGAYDAKAEGFVPGGCSIHNCMTGHGPDAATFDKASAADLSRPDVITDTMAFMFETRGVIRPTEQAIAAAHRQRDYQACWSGLRDNFAPPR
- a CDS encoding alpha-ketoacid dehydrogenase subunit beta is translated as MDDIKRSTGVPAGHDLASDHGATGASGETPMTATPITLIEAVTQALAWEMEHDPSVLVLGEDVGVNGGVFRATAGLQQKFGAQRVLDTPLDETTIAGLTVGLAVQGMKPVAEAQFDGFVYPMVDHIICHAARMRNRTRGRLHCPMVLRVPWGGGIRAPEHHSEANEAIFTNVPGLRVVLPSSPQRAYGLLLAAIREPDPVIYMEPKRIYRQYKEVVANDGEALPLDVCFVLRDGTDVTLVAWGAQVKEALEAADKLAGEGISAEVIDVATLRPLDFATIAESVAKTGRCVIVQEAPKTAGFGAEIAARLAEESMYDLLAPVERVTGYDTHIPLFRLEMKYLPSVERIVAAARRAVAAG
- a CDS encoding peptide-binding protein codes for the protein MRARLLNAYRSQYPVPLRFHAGEIVELGVRDEEWPDFAWVRTADNRAGWAPVAWLRVLGDDRAEALRDYTAQELDVDSGEMVRLHHEHGGWWWAERANGALGWLPARDLELLEETP
- a CDS encoding MarR family transcriptional regulator, giving the protein MSASDYSKSTSIRASHVLLDLEQFLPYRISVLSNRVSGNIARLYGERYGLSIPEWRVITILALYPGSSASEVSERTAMDKVAVSRAVARLLERGFIRRETHGDDRRRSVLALSAAGFEVYETVAPMVMEITRKLMSVLTEEEEQVLERLITRLADAGLAQMTLD
- a CDS encoding MFS transporter, yielding MSAAAPNSASTPAPVPEFKNLLGHPRPLWMLFMTEFWERFAFYGIRWALALYIVAQFAESQAGASKLYGAYLALVYAAALFGGFVADRIIGYQRSILIGAAVMSLGLFLIAIPDDRVFRIGLATIIAGNGLFKPNISSMVGQLYGINDSRRDSGFTIFYMGINAGALVAPVLTGILADKLFGTEAMPAYKYVFIASGIGMLISLVWFWIGRRQLGSVGAAPAGAGIGRTIAVLVGALVAVPVAYGLLTIDAGILGWILGALFTALCVMILVEGIREGKVARDRSIAMLIIFVFNVLFFMFFEQAGSSFNFLAQNIVDRDLAGWIFPIGWFQSVNSVAILALGPIFVWLWTALGKANPSIPRKFGLGLIFNGLAFLLLMYALSSLVDDAGKIPFWTLFMVYVIQTVGELCLSPIGLSMTTKLAPLKVVGLAMGGWFLSTAIGNNLSGIFAAVVSGESGMTVESALKGYTFGFWSLLGAGVLLFLIAPLVQKLMHGVK